In Brucella melitensis bv. 1 str. 16M, a genomic segment contains:
- the dipM gene encoding cell division endopeptidase DipM — MDELNMRLPILQHTSERLLRNVAIVLIAGFGAGCSADTMRFTDGIFTGSTSSQPVAQQPAGNVYASAPVASAPPVSSGTVQRNSLPPVSSAPLGAPVAAASTQMRNQVDQAQDMAASRVNNTVNAAETRVASAATVTHNTVNGAKEKVLGQLPATGQGAPRPMDNNIAGVPQAPAVNGKKSSPTNMASAGGAIATPPSVGGAYVVKSGDSLFSIAKKHNVPVDQLKAANGLTSGAIRVGQSLVIPSAAAGAPTQVAAITPQPANPAKAASAPANGGAEVKPYTPPQASNKVIEDAEKDQAAAPSSTGISQMRWPVRGRILASFGQREGTSVSDGIDIMVPEGTPVKAAENGVVIYAGDGLKEFGQTVLIRHDNGLVTVYGHNSQIMVQRGQKVRRGEEIAKSGMSGNAKSPKLHFEVRKNSAPVNPTKYLES, encoded by the coding sequence ATGGACGAGTTGAACATGCGTTTACCAATTTTGCAGCATACGTCCGAACGTCTCCTGCGGAATGTTGCAATCGTTCTGATTGCCGGTTTTGGAGCCGGGTGCAGTGCTGATACGATGCGCTTCACAGACGGCATTTTTACTGGTTCTACGTCCAGTCAGCCCGTCGCGCAGCAACCCGCAGGCAATGTTTATGCGTCTGCCCCCGTGGCTTCGGCCCCGCCGGTTTCAAGCGGAACGGTCCAGCGCAATTCCTTGCCGCCGGTATCGTCAGCGCCTCTGGGTGCGCCTGTCGCTGCGGCATCGACGCAGATGCGCAATCAGGTCGATCAAGCCCAGGATATGGCGGCGTCCCGCGTCAATAATACCGTTAATGCCGCTGAAACCAGGGTCGCAAGTGCCGCCACCGTTACGCATAATACGGTGAATGGCGCGAAGGAAAAGGTTCTTGGCCAGCTTCCGGCGACGGGGCAGGGCGCGCCGCGCCCGATGGACAACAATATCGCTGGCGTTCCGCAAGCACCTGCTGTCAACGGCAAGAAATCCTCGCCGACCAATATGGCATCGGCTGGCGGCGCTATCGCAACCCCGCCATCAGTGGGCGGTGCCTACGTCGTGAAGAGCGGGGATTCGCTGTTCTCCATCGCAAAGAAGCACAATGTCCCTGTCGACCAGTTGAAGGCGGCAAACGGCCTGACCAGTGGCGCCATTCGCGTCGGGCAGTCGCTCGTTATTCCGTCTGCTGCCGCAGGTGCGCCGACACAGGTGGCCGCAATCACGCCGCAGCCGGCAAACCCGGCCAAAGCAGCCAGTGCGCCGGCCAATGGAGGTGCAGAGGTAAAGCCTTATACGCCGCCGCAGGCCAGCAACAAGGTAATCGAGGATGCGGAAAAGGATCAGGCCGCAGCGCCATCCTCAACCGGCATCTCGCAGATGCGTTGGCCGGTTCGTGGGCGCATTCTGGCAAGCTTCGGCCAGCGTGAGGGCACCTCGGTCAGCGACGGTATCGATATCATGGTGCCGGAAGGCACGCCGGTCAAAGCCGCCGAAAACGGTGTTGTGATCTATGCGGGCGATGGTTTGAAGGAATTTGGCCAGACCGTTCTGATCCGCCACGACAATGGCCTTGTGACCGTCTATGGCCATAACAGCCAGATAATGGTGCAGCGCGGCCAGAAGGTTCGCCGTGGCGAGGAAATCGCCAAGTCGGGCATGAGCGGCAACGCCAAGTCGCCGAAGCTGCACTTCGAGGTGCGCAAGAACTCGGCGCCGGTCAATCCGACCAAATATCTGGAATCATAA
- a CDS encoding protein-L-isoaspartate(D-aspartate) O-methyltransferase, protein MRQATSERPRLSDREGFASFVLRMRGHSIDDPQLFAAIEATPRQSFLAAAWSHLAYSPRTAPLDCGEYMEGIDDQARVISALKLEPGHRVLEIGTGSGFTAAVMSLLSGRVTTVERYRKLCDHALQQFVSLKRENIMVKHTDGRHGMPGGPFDRIVIWLACDEVPRHFVELLATHGVLIAPIGPGDGRQIMTRISKVGSRFEQEDLMPVRYQPFIEGTSSVL, encoded by the coding sequence ATGAGGCAGGCAACGTCTGAACGCCCGCGGCTTTCGGACCGGGAGGGATTTGCATCCTTTGTTCTGCGGATGCGTGGGCACAGCATTGATGATCCGCAACTTTTTGCGGCAATTGAAGCAACGCCGCGCCAGAGCTTTCTGGCGGCGGCATGGTCGCATCTTGCCTATAGCCCGCGAACCGCGCCGCTTGATTGCGGTGAATATATGGAAGGCATAGACGATCAGGCGCGCGTCATTTCCGCCCTGAAGCTTGAGCCCGGCCATCGGGTTCTGGAAATCGGCACCGGCTCCGGCTTTACCGCCGCCGTTATGTCCTTGCTGTCCGGCCGTGTAACGACGGTGGAACGGTATCGAAAACTCTGCGACCACGCTCTCCAGCAGTTCGTTTCGCTGAAGCGCGAGAATATCATGGTGAAACATACAGACGGGCGCCACGGTATGCCGGGCGGGCCGTTTGACCGCATTGTCATCTGGCTCGCATGCGATGAGGTGCCGCGCCATTTCGTTGAACTGCTCGCCACCCATGGCGTCCTGATAGCCCCGATCGGCCCTGGCGATGGACGCCAGATCATGACGCGGATTTCAAAGGTTGGAAGCCGTTTTGAACAGGAAGACCTCATGCCGGTTCGATATCAGCCGTTCATCGAAGGCACGTCTTCCGTTCTTTAG